TCCGCAAAATCGCCCGCACCCCGGAAGTGGAGAGGCGGCCGCCGCGCTGGTTCCGAAGGAGGGGGGCCTCCTCTTTCTCCTGGGAGGTGAGGGGCGCGGGGCGGGCCTTCCGGTAGGTGTCCACCGCCTCGAGGGCGGGGAGGGTGATGGGGACGATGCGCTCTTTCTTTCCCTTTCCCTGCACCCGGAGAAGCCGCTCCCCCGCGTTCAAATCGGCATCGTCGAGGGCGGTCAGCTCCCCGACCCGGAGGCCCGAGCCGTAGAGCAGCTCCAAGATGGCCTTGTCGCGCAGGCCCGCCGGCGTTTGCGCACTCGCCAGCTCCATGAGGCGGGCGGCATCGTCCACTGGAAGGAAGGTGGGGAGGTTTTTTTTCTGCTTCGGCAGCTGGATCTCGCCGGCGGGGTCGCCCACCTCGCGGCCCTCGCGGCGGAGGTAGCGGTATAGGGTACGGATGCTCGAGAGGTGGCGGCTCACGGTGGCGGCGCCGGAGCCGCGGCGGTGAAGGGCGCCCAGGTAGGCGCGCACGGCGAGGGCGTCCACCTCCTCCGGCGAGAGGGGCCGGCCGGCCCACTCCCGGAGAAACGCATCGAAGTCGGCCAGGTCCTGTCCGTAGGCCCGAAGGGTGTGCGCGGAGACGCCCCGCTCCTGGCGGAGATGGACCAGAAATTCCTCGCGGGCTTCGCTCAGCCCTTGATGAGGGCGGTTTGACTCTCTCGCCATGGCTCGAGATCCCTCAGGGCGCGCTCGACGATGTGCTTTTTCTTGTCATTTCGCGGGACGCGATGCGCCAGCGGCGGAAAGATGCCGAAGTTGACGTTCATCGGCTGGAAGTTTTTGGTCTTGGCCTCGGTGATGTATGCCACGAGCGAGCCGAGGGCGGTGGTCTTGGGCGGCGGGGTCAGCGGGGCGTCCTGAAGGAGGGCTGCCGCGTTGATGCCGGCGAGAAGGCCTATCGCGGCCGATTCGAGATAGCCCTCTACTCCCGTCAGCTGGCCGGCGACCATGATCCGGGGGTAGCGCTTGAGTTGAAGCGTGTTCCGCATCAGCCGGGGGGCGTTGATGTAGGTGTTGCGGTGGAGGCTGCCGTAGCGGAGAAAGCGCGCGTTTTCGAGAGCGGGAAGCTGGGTGAAGATACGTTTCTGATCGGGGTAGCGCAGCCGGGTCTGAAAACCCACCATCGAATAGAAATCCCCGCTCAAATCCTCGTGGCGCAGTTGCACGACGGCGTGATAGGTCTCGCCCGTCTCCGGGTGCGCCAGGCCGACCGGTTTCATGGGGC
Above is a window of bacterium DNA encoding:
- a CDS encoding tyrosine recombinase XerC, whose protein sequence is MARESNRPHQGLSEAREEFLVHLRQERGVSAHTLRAYGQDLADFDAFLREWAGRPLSPEEVDALAVRAYLGALHRRGSGAATVSRHLSSIRTLYRYLRREGREVGDPAGEIQLPKQKKNLPTFLPVDDAARLMELASAQTPAGLRDKAILELLYGSGLRVGELTALDDADLNAGERLLRVQGKGKKERIVPITLPALEAVDTYRKARPAPLTSQEKEEAPLLRNQRGGRLSTSGVRAILRKYEEKGGFLYHFTPHALRHSAATHLLEDGADLRAIQEILGHASLSTTQRYTQVDFSHLRRVYDDAHPRAGGRGRAKGNTEPRKRRKTP